The following are encoded together in the Anaerolineales bacterium genome:
- the ligD gene encoding non-homologous end-joining DNA ligase: MPNWMEPMLATLTGEPFSDPDWIYERKFDGERCLTFKEGDSVRLLSRNQKALNVHYPDLVEAITQNLPEAIVVDGEVVAFEGNVTSFSLLQDRMHIQDPQQARRSGVGVYYYLFDILYLDGYDLTQIPQRKRKSILKSAISYQDRLRYTPHRNQDGEKYFRAACQKGWEGIIAKDAESPYQRGRSRRWLKFKCVQEQEFVIAGFTEPQGKRIGLGALLVGYYDDGRLQYAGKVGTGFDDETLRRMKTMLADMVTDEAPFSADAHVSEKNVHWVKPELVAQVGFEEWTDYGRLRQPRFLGLREDKEPRSVRKEEPQS; the protein is encoded by the coding sequence ATGCCAAACTGGATGGAACCCATGTTGGCCACGCTTACCGGTGAGCCGTTCTCCGATCCGGATTGGATATACGAGCGAAAATTCGACGGGGAGCGCTGCCTGACTTTTAAAGAAGGTGACAGCGTCCGGCTGCTCTCACGCAACCAGAAAGCACTGAACGTTCATTACCCCGATCTCGTGGAGGCGATTACCCAAAACCTGCCTGAAGCGATCGTCGTGGATGGAGAAGTAGTCGCCTTCGAAGGAAACGTCACAAGTTTCTCTCTACTTCAAGACCGAATGCACATCCAGGATCCTCAGCAAGCGCGCAGGAGCGGCGTTGGTGTGTATTACTATCTCTTCGATATCCTCTACCTGGATGGTTATGATCTGACGCAGATCCCCCAGCGTAAGCGCAAATCAATTCTCAAATCCGCCATCAGTTACCAGGACAGGTTGAGATATACGCCGCATCGGAATCAAGACGGTGAAAAGTATTTTCGAGCGGCCTGTCAGAAAGGCTGGGAAGGGATCATCGCCAAAGACGCTGAAAGCCCGTATCAACGTGGCCGCTCTAGACGTTGGCTCAAATTCAAATGCGTGCAGGAACAGGAATTCGTGATCGCAGGCTTCACGGAGCCGCAGGGCAAACGCATCGGTCTCGGCGCGCTGCTCGTCGGCTACTACGATGACGGCCGGCTGCAGTACGCCGGCAAGGTCGGCACCGGTTTCGACGATGAAACGCTGCGCAGGATGAAAACCATGCTTGCGGATATGGTGACGGATGAAGCGCCGTTCTCGGCAGACGCGCATGTTTCAGAGAAAAACGTCCATTGGGTCAAGCCCGAACTCGTCGCGCAGGTGGGATTCGAGGAATGGACGGATTACGGAAGATTGAGGCAGCCGCGTTTCCTGGGCTTGCGGGAAGACAAGGAACCCCGATCGGTCAGAAAAGAGGAACCGCAGTCATGA
- the ligD gene encoding non-homologous end-joining DNA ligase yields the protein MTITIPANGIDVEISHPDKVLFPKDGITKADVAGYYQKISKTILPYLQDRPISMQRFPDGIEVEGFFQKEVPKYFPDWIGRSSVEVKEDGQTQDQVVCQNEAALLYLANLGCITLHRWLSRSDKLDQPDLMIFDLDPPRDDFEPVRFAAQRLHDFFRENEIDSHVMTTGSRGLHVLVPLDRAASFDEVRDTAEEIARHLAQRYPQRLTTEIRKEKREDRLFLDTMRNAYAQTAVTPYALRALPGAPVATPLDWDELQDRDLRARSFHMENIFRRLGQKSDPWRDIARHAQSLKSIRKSLNDT from the coding sequence ATGACTATCACGATCCCGGCAAACGGCATCGATGTGGAAATATCCCATCCGGATAAAGTGTTGTTTCCGAAGGACGGAATCACCAAAGCGGACGTCGCCGGGTATTACCAGAAAATCTCCAAGACCATCCTGCCGTATCTCCAGGACCGACCGATCAGCATGCAGCGCTTCCCGGACGGAATCGAGGTGGAAGGTTTTTTCCAAAAGGAAGTCCCGAAGTATTTCCCGGATTGGATTGGTCGGTCCTCGGTGGAAGTCAAAGAGGATGGGCAAACGCAAGATCAGGTGGTATGTCAAAACGAAGCCGCGCTGCTGTATCTGGCCAACCTGGGGTGCATCACCCTGCACCGCTGGTTGAGCCGCTCGGATAAGCTCGATCAACCCGATTTGATGATCTTCGATCTCGACCCACCCAGGGACGATTTCGAACCGGTGCGATTTGCCGCCCAGCGTTTGCATGATTTCTTTCGAGAAAACGAGATCGACAGTCACGTGATGACCACGGGCTCGCGGGGCCTGCACGTCCTCGTGCCGCTCGATCGGGCTGCGTCTTTCGATGAAGTGCGTGATACGGCGGAGGAAATCGCCCGTCATCTCGCACAGCGCTATCCACAGCGTCTGACGACCGAAATCCGCAAAGAAAAACGAGAGGATCGCCTATTCCTGGACACCATGCGCAACGCTTACGCACAGACCGCCGTAACGCCGTACGCCCTCCGAGCGCTGCCCGGCGCACCCGTAGCGACGCCCTTGGACTGGGACGAACTACAAGATCGGGATCTCCGCGCACGAAGTTTCCATATGGAGAATATCTTCCGCCGCCTGGGGCAGAAATCCGATCCGTGGCGGGACATTGCCCGACATGCCCAATCCCTGAAATCGATCCGCAAATCATTGAACGATACGTAG